The genomic interval AGTTGCTGGAGTTTATTTGGAGGTGGGGTATGCACAGAAATGTCTCTCTAAATTGTGTAGTATTTGATATATTAAGGTTCTGAGATGATTTTTGGATTCTCCAGTCAGAGACGGACATAATGGTATGTTTTTTATTAATTTTTGATGATTAATACAAAAGTTGCCAAAAGTTACCAAAAGTTGGCCGAAAAGTCTCGGAACATGCCCAATTCTGTCTATTCCGATGCCCGATGAGCAAGCTGTAGAGttggctacttgtagaaagTCTACAGCGTTGTTGTTGCAGACAGGGGtggttggtcacgtgattgaggATTGGGGGGCCGGGCGGGGATGGTGAGTTGCGTCGTTGCTTAGTCATTTGTCATGTCATATCTGATtgctgtacatactgttctGTACTCTTATGATACTCTGTAGAACACGGGATGTAACCTCGAAGACTGTCGCGGCCATTGTGACCCTGATTAGGCTTGTTTTGGGTTGTTATTGTCCGTGTTTGCGTTCACCGAGACCAATTAGACGTTCAACATTAGTATTTAGCAAGTTATGCAAGACATGACGATGGGGAATGAATACAGAACATGATATAATGGAGATATCGCCAAAAGGAGTTGATAACTGGAATCTCCGAAACTAGAGGATTACAATGATCCATCTTTCCCCCGGATATGTTTAATAATCGTAGCACAAAGTCGTGCTATTTCGAGTAAAATCTCCGACCTCCGATAACGATACTTTGTTACTTACTGTATAGGTATGGAGGCGCAATATTGACTGAGATtttgctacttgtaggtttGTTTACAAGGGTTGGAATGGCTGAAACATATTTTGCCGCTGGAATGTAGATTTCGCCAGTGCATGGTGACTTGTTGCAGTTGGATGAGCTCGGAGCATTGTTTCCCAAGTATATTCAAGTATAAACTAGATAATGTCAAGTAATTCCAAAAATATGTACTAAGTACTTCCAAGTAATCCCAAGTAAAACCAAGTAATACCAAGTAATACCAAGTAGAACTTTCAGATGACACGACGAATATGGGAAACCCTGTCATAACCATCAACCTGCTGCAACACGTTCGATTGATAAGCCTACCGTGATCGTGTCCTACACTAAATCCGTAAAAAATATGGATCTCATGATATTGATGTTCTCAACCTGTTTTTGGAGCATGAATGTGCACTAGCGACCGGATTGCTCAACAAATATCAAGTATGTTGATGATATGTGTTTTGTGTCTAGAAAATGCCCATATCATGACATAATCTGGTTCTAAAAGTACAGTTTTGACCAGAGAATCGTTATACACACGCTGAAATCAACATCTCCCCTCCATATCCACTCTGAGTGATTTTTCCAAATTGGACTTCCCTACCACCCCGTTGCCGTGGCAACTGTCCCGAAACCTTATTTGAATGTCAACATGTCCAAAAAGGTGCATATTCTCTGAATTGTTGAGGATTTTATTACATAATCAGATTTCACCAGTTTCTCAATACCATTTGAAACTCTCATCTAGTCGCTGGTCTTTCTGAAGCACCAGATATGAACCCCCAGCCGTGCGGCTCGGAATTGATAAGGTTTGCTGTAATTTTCAACTagatattttttttaattgACCGCTGTTTATAATATGAGTAAATAATGTGTATTTTATACGTTATATTAGTTGGAAATATATCAAATATCTATCTATTATTACCAATTGAGGTATTCTACATCCCCTACTTACCCTGTTTTTCACACAACATATTTACTTAGCTTTACTTACTCAATATCTGCTCCCAACTCCAACCTGGGTAgaaagtacagtaccacaACAGAATGAAATCCGTTGAAAAATGATCCAATCTGGCTCAAATTTTGTAAATCGGTTTCTCTTTCTACAAGCAACATTTGGTGTTATTTTCAGTCTTCCAGCATCATTATTCACGATTCTAGAACCACCCAATATCAGACAACTCCACCCTAACCCTGAACATTATCACCCCCAGTCTCCAATCTCTCCAGTCTCTCACTTCCTCTCTTACAGACACCATGATGATACCCCATCGGGCTCGGAGTCCGATACTACCGCCAGAGATATGGCACATGATATACTGCTACTTGGACATTGACGATCTGGTGAACCTCGATTCTGTGAATCACCCGATCCGCGCGGAGCCGGAATCGTTCTGGGAAGCCCTGCTGAAACGATTCTTCATAGTGAGCACCGTGTGTCGCGGGACACGTGATCCCCGCCAGGTGTTCCTTGCGCTGGCGGATTTCCGGTTTTCGAGGCTTTCTTGCGCTCCTCTGGTGTCGTCTCGAACGAGTTCGGTGTTTGAGTCTCAAGTGGACCAGGTGCTGGTTCGATCTCCGTTTCTGGTCGACAGCAGccatggtcacgtggcggAGGTGTGGGATTTTGCCCAAATGGCGAAATTCCGCTTCGATATGGACCCGAAACTGGCGGCCTGTATCGGTGTGGATGGAAGTGGAGCGAGTCTGGAAAAGGGACAAGCCGGAGAATCGGTCGTTATGCGGTACGATTACGAGGGACACGTGACTCACTCGTTTGCAATCCCCTTTGATTCCTCCGAGTGCAACATTTTCTGCACCAACGACACCATTGACTGCACTTTTCTGGTCCAGGGGCTCCACAAGTTTTACGTCAATTGGGCGGCGCGGGAGCTCAACGATGTCGGGTACATTTCTGCAGCAGTCAATGTGGCCAATGGGCAGATTTTCTGTCTTCTGGGTCACTCGCTTGCTATCTGCGACTTTGCCGGCAACTATACGCCTCTAGATGTTCACTTTAACCCCGATTTGAGATCTCCAAGGTGGGTTCCCGGAGGAGGCAAGCGGTTTCTGGTCATCAgtcagtcacgtggatcCACCAGATTGTTGTATCTTGTGGACGCGGTCAATAGAACCTATGTTTCTTGGCCGGTGGAAGGAGATAAGAGGGAGCCTGATGAGATTCAGGTGTTTGAAGATCAGGTGGTCATGTGGTATGTTGATAGGGAGAGGTGCTTGGAGGAGTTTTTGACCCCGTGGCAAGGCGAATAACCGAATCGAGGACTGTAGGTCCTTGGCTGACTGACTACAGACTACTTATGTCAGACAGCAAGAGTGACGGGGCCAGTCgggtggtcacgtgatagcATCTGAGGGACAAGTCGAGCTGGTCACGCGACGTTAGCAAGCACTCTTGGTCTGACCGGGTTAGGAAAGCAGACTGAGAGGATTCACTGGCGGGCTCGTCCTGGTGATTCTAGGAGAGAGCTCGGGCCGGTTCAGGGTTCTAACATCGCTCCGACTACTGGACAGGACTCCGACGGCATCGTTATTACCACACTGAATCTAAGCAGTTCAGGTATGGCACTAGAGGAGCTGGGGAGCTTTCATCGTCGTGTTATGGATCACAGAAATCAGATTTGACCGCGGTCTAGGAGAAGTGATCAGGACAAGGATCTTACCCCGATTTGACGTGGTTCGATCTACGGGTACAACTGCAACTGTCGCCCCTAGACTCCTATATGGAATGGGCTTTGCCACTGTTCACAGTTCCCCTCTATACGGCTAGGTGGTGAATGTGTTGATCTGCAGTCTATGACTCCCGTCTGAATCTGGAGCCCATTTTCTGAGTTCTGCAGCAGTCTACTTATCGGTCTGGGTCTCGGCAGAAACTGGTCGGCGGCTAGATCACAGGGATTACTCGAGTGTCTCTTCAATCGGTCGGTTTGGCCAAGTCTGGCTGGTATAAGTCTCCAGAACCAGTGGGGCAAGACATCGACCATCTTTCTGTCCCAAGTAGTTCCTACAAGTCGACTCACTCAACTCACTCAACTCACTCAACTCACTCAACTCACTCAACTCACTCAACTCACTCAACTCACTCAACTCACTCAACTCACTCAACTCACTCAACTCACTCAACTCACTCAACTCACTCAACTCACTCAACTCACTTCACTCATTCAATTTATTAATACTCTTATTACATGAAATAAATAACGCCCTTTTGGGTCAGACATTCAGATAGGTGTCCAGTTTGATACAGCCGAGGCTCCGTAGGTCCATCGGGAACATCGGGTCTAGACGagaatcagaatcagactCAGGATCAGAACTCTGAATGCCAATCCACTAGTCATTGTAGACTGCTCGATTTAGACAAGTCTGAACACGTCTACACAATCTCTCCTGCGCGCTCCAACCTCCGACACCCTCTCCAACTCGCTCCACTCATGTCAGCAGTCTAGATAGTGTACTTCAGGAAAGCCCGTCGCAAGGCACCCCGCTGACCCGCCTTTTGAGCTCCAATGAACGAATCCACTGTGACTCTAATGGCCCGATTGATATCTCCCTTGGCGACAAACTCAGACAAGCGCATTCGGGCAAACGCTTCCGAAAGACGAATGATGGACTCCAAGTGTCGGACGGTAATGGGGAAGGAGCCGGTCTGGAGCGACTCCCGTCTCATGTCGGCGTAAACACGGGCAATCTTGTCCTGGTCCACGTGATACAACTTGGGCCGAATCGACCGCGCATATCCAATGTACGCTCGGAGCAGATCCTGGTCAATAATGTCGTATCCGTCAATGTTGGTCATTTCCTCGGCGGCAGGAACCTGGGCGGTTCCAGCTTGAGGATGAGACCGGGTATGGGACGAGCAGACAAAGTCGGCCAGTAAGGCGTCCTGCTCGGCGTCAACCGTGTCTCTGACGACACAGAGAACGTCGAATCGCGAGAGAATGGGCTCGGTAAGATTCACATTCTGCGAAAAGGTCAACGAGGAGTTGTAGCGGCCCTCAATGGGGTTGGCGGCGGCAATCACCGCACATCGGGCCTTGAGAGAAGTGACAATACCGGCCTTGGAAATACTGATGGACTGCTGCTCCATGGCCTCGTGAATGGATGTTCGATCCGAGTCGTTCATCTTGTCAAACTCATCAATCAGGCATGTTCCTGTATCTGCCAACAccagagctcctccttctaGAGTCCATTCCTGGGTAATGGGGTCTCTATGCACCGAGGCGGTCAGACCAACGGCTGAGGCTCCCTGGCcagtggagaagacggacCGAAACGCCGTTTTTTCCACGTACTTGAGAATCTGCGACTTGGCCACACCGGGGTctcccagaagaagaacgtTGATGTCTCCTCGAATCGAGTGTTTTCCATTCACGTCTTTGgccactcctccaaacaAGGAGCAGGCAATGGCGGTCTTTACGTCTCTGTGGCCGTAGATTGAGGGGGCAATGGACGAGATGATTCGGttgacaatcttcttgtcgcGTGCCAGCTGTCGAATCGCGTCCATATCGTGGATGGCGTGCTGTTCCCGGGTCACCTTGACCGAGTTGGCCTCAATGACGGTGGCGAACACCGGAAACCCGTTCTTAGCGTTCAGACCGCCGTCGTACGAGTTTTTGTAAGTGCCAATCACCTCCACGTCCTCTCCGGGCTTGGCGGTGTCGATCAGATCCCACAGCAGAATCACCTCCTTGTGTCTGGGCAGTCGGCCGGGAGGCACCGAGCCGGGCGATTCCTGGAGAGTCATTTTCTGGAAGTTTCGATACAGCGTCTTTTCCGAGTTGACCGTGAACGGGCCCTTAGATTGGCAGTTGTGGCAGAAGGACAACTTAAGCTCCTGGTGCGACTCCTGAGCGTACGGACCCAGCACCGTCTTGCACTTGACACAGTCAAAGTTGACAAGCTTGAGCTGGGGGAACACACCAGTTCGTCTGGTGACGACTCCCGAGACCTTGACCAGATGGCCCATGTTGGTTTCTCGCAGATCCCGCAGCTTGGTCGACGAAGCATGGTCCGTCAACCGCACGTGGATCTCCGCGTGGATCATGGCATAGTCCGGGTACTGCAGCTCCACACAGTCCATGGCGACTCTGTCGAAAATGGGAAGCACCTCGGTGGGTgcaaaacacacaaaccACGCCAGAATGCCCTTGGCCTCCATCAGATGCACCAGAGACACCTCCAGCGACTCGGCGTTGTCCTGTCCCAGAACCCGGATGCGGCTTCCGTAGACCGACCGGCCCTTTTCGTCGGTGAAGGTGAGCAGAAACTGCCGAAATTGAGAGGCGATACCTCGATCGACCGCCGGAACCTGCACCCACTTGGCAATAGTGGGCGCCTTGATATCCGCCAGCTGTTCGAGAGACATTTCCTCGGTTAACGGATCGTCTtccaccatctcctcgtATCTGTGACGTCGACGAAGAGACGTAGGGATCTCCGAGACGgagtcgtcgtccatgAAGGCGTCTCCAAGCGACTGGTTGCCTCGTCGGCCCCCCAGAGCTGCATCTCGTCGGTTCAGACGCTCGTCGATCCGTCTTCGGTCCGCCGCATCCATCTCGTCGTAGTCGCCCTCGTCATCGATCCCCACCCCATCGTACCTGTCGTTCTCGCCCTGTCGTCGGTAATCCGCCTCCATGTTGTCGCCAAACAGATCTTCGccggcctcctcctccgccagctcgtcaatgtcgtcaatgtcctccTGGATCACCTCGTCGTTCTCGTTGAACcccacctcttccacgTCTCCAAACGGCGACGATGGCGGCATCACCGGCGACGACGGCAGATTGTCTTCGTGGCTTCGTTTCGGtggcattgttgttgtggtggtgaatGGTGTGATGAAAGATGTTGGTGGGTGTAGTGGTGATTTGCCCCAAGGGATAAACCTAAAAAATTAACGTGTTTAAACTTCACTTAGCTGTCCATTTTGGGCGACGTGACGCGACAAACAAGTACGCGCAAGAGAGCCGCCGGCGGGAGAAGACTCGGACAAGAaatagtcacgtgatagcTTCCTATGATTTGTTATGTAACCACATTCCACCCCCAGGACGTTTTTGGACGACGTTGGACGTCTTTGGTccgcttcttttttccactTTTCCGGGTAGAATACATTGCATGGTTATTTTATACGATGtagagaaaaaaatatcaaaAATGTTgtgaaaattgaaaattggaaaaaaaagaagaaaaaagaaggaaaaaagaaggaaaaaacCTCCTTAAGGAAACTGGCAAGTATCTTTATaaattgaaaattgaaaatcTGGAATTCCCCCATTTTTGTAAAGAAACCAGCAAATACTTTTATACCATTCGAATCAACAGAGATGGACAATGGTTGTGTTTTGGGGGAACAATGTCATACAACTATTGATACATTAAGGGTCGATAGTGCTGTCCAGAGAGAGgaaagaggaaaaaagtcacgtgagagagaagaaaaatgGGTATTTGGTCATTGTTTTGTGATTGTGACAGGGTATaatcgtacatactgtaggaCTAAGTAAAGTTGAAGCTTGGGTTTTGTAAAAAACGGGGAATACTGACAAATATGGCTTGCAAAATGGTAGCTTTTAGAAATTATCTCATCTTCTAGCCAATTGTTTCAGTATTATCGTCTTTTTATTTCTGTAGATTCTCGGAAATGTCATATCTTAACCCCCAGGTAACTTTTTTGTTTAAGTAATTTCCAAGTAAATGCTGCCTTAAGTTAAGAGATGGACTAAAAGTGGAATAAAACGCTCGACAGACTTCTAAAGTCGTCTGAAATGATTTGTGAAATTCCTGTGACTTTATAAATCAAGTGTTTGAAGTCCCTTATTGGTTTAAATACTTTTTTCAAGTGGGGCAGacttctgcttctggtgGTGCACCAAACGACGGTCAAATATACTCTAGTTCAAAGTCTCTACAGAGGCAGTGTTCATATAGAGAGTTCTTATAGCTTCATTCTAGAACTGGAAAGAGTCCCGGAAGTTGTCTGTAGTACAGTTCAGTTTAGTAAATGACCGATTTGTCTCTGTGCAAGTCACTCCTATACTCATCTGCAATCTAACAGAATGTTGTGTCGGTGAAGTACTTATACCTTAGACTGAGTGCCAGTGACTCTGGTTAAAAGATTCTTGGTCACTTTGAAATGTATAAAAGCAGCTCTTGAGAGAATGGCTCCCCTCTGGACTCCGAACCAAGGACAATCTCaccccttctccacccGGGACTTCAAAACATTGAAGAGAAATACTAGTAGAAAAGTTCGAATATGACTAAAACTTACATTCAACCCATTAAATCTTTCTCTACACTTTAGTAACTAGGCGAGTTCATCTCTCTGGTTACAGACAATTTGGTCCACAAGTGCATACGAGTTCTGGTCAAAGTTGGAATAGGCAATAGAGCATCCTGTTGCAGGCTCCCGAAGACCCGAAGGGTCTTCTCCTAACGGCGATTTCGAATCTGACTCCAATATTGGCTCCGACCCTGCTATCTACTGTATCTCCCATTACCATTCTCCAGCAAATCTCCGAGACCAATCCTCCATGGCTTCTCTGTTCAGATCAAGGTTGGCCACTAGTTCAAGTCGGGTTCACATTGGTCTGTAGATTGCTCACAGGAGTTCAGGTCCGTGTtcaaatcaaaaaaaatactaCCATCAGATAGCTGGAAATGAGACGGTTGCAATGTTTGTCTTCTCAAGACTCGATTTTGTCTAAATTGTGAGAAAAAGTTGGCATTTTTTCCATATACTCCATTAGTTCTAGCTCTTCAAGAGACTACCGCATTATCGCAAGAAATCCGAGATTCCCTCGGGCTATCTAATCTCgctggtcacgtgcaaaTTAGTGGACCAGAGACACATGAGATGGGATCGGAATTGCCCGGCTACACAACTGCTCTATGAATCTATAGACCAATTTGAACCGGTTCTATGAATCTACAAACCGATCTGAATCTGAGCTGATCCTATGGACAGTGTATTGACTAATTTGAACCCGGACCTGAACTCCTAGAACCTCTGACTTCCACGGTCTCCAAACCATTCCAAACCAAATCCGTATTAATCCACGCTGGTTCAGAGACCAGGATATTGACTCAACCCCCTCAATACCATTGTATCGTAGCTCATACGATTAGATCCATGACGTCATTTCAGGGAGTTAGTCCATCCAGCGCCCAGAAGTCCTACAAATAGCCACCATCATCCGAAGCCTCCCCAAATCCAAGCCTCCCCGAATCCATTGGTCTTCTATTTTTGGTCATCGACACCGACAGGTACAGTAAATCCCTCTATCACATGCTTATCAAGCTCCACCTCGGTAGCTATTTATTTCTTCTGCCATTTTTGGAAGTCTCTAGTCTCATCTGGTCTGTTTCttttcgtttcttttttggtCCCTTGAGCTGCTATTTCAATATGCGTAATAATAGTTTGGTGCTTGTAGTAAATCGGGTAAATCGGGTAAATCGGGTAAATCGGGTTATAATCGAGTTATAATCGGGTTATTATCTTGACCATTGTAGTAATTTGTCCTACTTTCATCATCCCGTTAATGGGGTCTTTTAGTAATTATTTTAAAATGTTTATAGTAAATTATTGATTATTTTAATATCTCCCTTGTAAAATACAGTATGTAAAAGTATGATCATTTTTATGTCTATAATGAATTACATGATCATTATTAGAACAAATCCAGTCCAAGGACCACCCAAGAAAAAGGGACCACATCGTCTACCAATCAGACTCTTGTCCTATTTCCCTCTTTCTGTGTCATAAATAACCACGTGATCCGGTATTTATTAATTGTATAATTATCAGACTGAGTCAGGGATCGAACCTGCGACTCTGAAGTGGCCAGTCCAATTAACGTTTGTGACGTCAGCGCTAGTTGCGGACATTAATGTTAATCGCTCACCCAACCGAGTCTATGCGTCTGCGTGCATGTGCATGCATGTGCATGGCGCTCGTCTGCACCAAAGCCAGTGTCTGGAAACGGTTGCCAGTGAGACTTATTGGGTCGTTCATGTGTGTGTGAAACAGCGCGGCCTTGACTGTTGCGATGTGAGTTTATTGGCGGAAAGGGAAAACCCAATAAAAAAacgagaaaaaagaaaacaatTTGGGAAAATGGAGAAATGGAGAAAATgggaaaatgaaaatacCAATGAGCATACAAGACCATGGCGGGGAATTTTATGAAAAAATCAACCTTCTGGGACGATATCTGCCCAAGCAATGGTCGCCCGAGTTGGTCTGGGGGagcaaaacaaaaacaaaaaaagcacGTAATACATAAATAGACACAGCAAACAGAGGAGCCAAAAAAGAGGAGAGCAAGTCCAGAAATAGATGGACAGATGGGCGGCAAAAGAAAGTGCAAAAGAAGGTGTggggaaaagaaaagaaatgGGAGCAGGCATCCGTGGAGACATTCAGGAGTGTGTATTcagagtacagtacctacgAGTATCATACTTTCTATATTCAGGAGTTGGTTCGCAGGCGGAAAAGGTTGaaaaaggggaaaaaatagaaaaaagTCGAAAAAGTCCGTTCATTGACTCAAAGTCCGTTCATTGACTCAAAATCCGCTCATTGACTCAAATGAAATAATCACTTACCCTCTCCGCTCTTCACAACCCCTGTTTCACTCCTAATTGAACCATCTGACAAGACAAACTATCTGGCCATGTTGATGATTGAAACATGATTGAGAAGTTGGCCTTACCAGGCTCCAGAGGCAATTCTGGAGGGAAGGTTGGTTTCCTAACCTGACCGACTGACTGATTGGGCAGGGTCTGGAGTCCGTGACAGTCCATGACAGTCCATGACAGTCCGTAAGACTCGGTAAGACTCTGAAAGATTCAGTAAGACTCCGTGAGACTATCAAAGGCCAGAAAAAGTCCAGAAAAAGTCCAGAAAAGTCCAGAAAGTCGACACCTACATTACTCAGCTGTTGTATCCCGCCCTCTCCTCCACGGCTGATGCCTGACAGACGCAGAGATAGGGATTTGCATTGTGATGAAAATCCGTGCGGCTGGCGCGGCGAGTTAGAGAGCGGGTCGGAGACCACTCGCACCTGTTGCCGGTCTGCTCATGTTCCGTTTGCGCGGTTTCCTGGCTCTCCTTTTGGTTCTTGATTCGGTTATCCTCCACCTGGCTGGTCTGTTGCTCCCTCATCATTGCTCTGACGGCGGACACTTGCTATCAATGAAGTGTGAGGCTTCAATATTGAACCTTGCGGCTGGCAATCGACACAGTAAAcagaggaggtggaggagacgagACGACGAGGTCATCTCATTCTGGTTGAGGAACTGGAGGAGACATTCAGAGCGAGTAGATGAGATAAACTGATTCAACTGATTCAACTTATTGAACCGACTAAACCCGATTGAACTATCTGACGGTTGTCGTCGCCATTGTTCGTCGCCCATCACCGCCCGCCATTGTCTCCACTATAGTGTGCATCTGGCcattgttttatttttaatATGCGCTAATAAACGACTAGTTGTAATTGTCAACACGTGCTGACAACGTCAAAAGCGTCGATGGGTGGATACCACGTCTGTCAAGCGGCCGTCATCTGTCAGGGACTATTTTACTTGTAAGGGTTTTCAGGGGCGAAACCGGACTGTCTGTGATTTTCTGTTAAACATGATTTTTaaacaaataaaataaaataaaataaaatacttgtacaagtacgatgGTTGTTTATTTAAAAAGTTATTATAATCTTATTCTAAAAATGCAGTAAATTACAGCCACTTGATGTTTCGGTATTATAATACCAATGAGTGGGTAGAATGAGCGCGAATGGAATAGTTATTTTGTAAAAGAGATGGAAATTTCTTTATTCCAGttcttccttttttcctGCTCTTCCCATTCTTATAATTTTCTGGTTTTCCACAAAttgaaagaaaaaaagggggaaaaaaaagagaaaaagaaaaagaaaaagaaaaaaaaagggaaaaaagggggaaaaACCTCCCCCACTCACTCCCCAAAGATCTCCCAAAATACATCTAAAACTCACTCCAAAAAACACCTACGTGTATCATTCCCACTCCAACGTCGTACCCCAAAATTCGATTTGTTTCCATTTCTGCAACCCTATTTTTATTCCAAAAACTAAGGTAGCAGTACGATTCTCGGCTAAGTGAGACAAAAGAACCTACAAGGCTccacaacacaacaagAGGCCGGAACAGCAACCGCAACGTTCGAGAAGGGCGACATATGAGCGTCTGGCGGTGTTGAGATTTGTCTAAAGAGGATTGAGAAAGGTGGTTTGGGGTTGttgtctgttttttttggtgttgTCTGTTTTGTTTGGTGTTGTCTGATTCGTGTGATGgatttttaattttttttttattttttatttatttaattatttatttaattaTTTTAGCTTCCTCCCCTGTTGTTTACACTTGCACGGTATTTGGGCGGTATTTGGGATATTTGGGGGTATCTGGGCAATATTTGGACcacgaaaaaaaaaagttaCATCGTTTTCAATGGCACATTCCAGTGTTAGAAAGTCGGTTGACAGTCGGTGACAGTGGCTGGCTCTCGACGACATCTCCGCTGCTTCCTGTACACAGTTAATTATAGTACCAGCCCCCGTACAGACAGGATGCGAAGCGGTCAACGTCATTGCGGTATTATATGGACAAGTGAGATAGTGGAGGAGTAAGATAGGTGAGATATTACGGCGACGGAGGCGCTTTGAAGCGAGGTTTTTCAGTTTTTTGGAAGTCAAATCCCGAACGACCGTGACAAGCGGGCCCCACACCGTCCCCCGCCCCTCCGGCTGCGCGCTCATGCCCTGATCTCCACGGCAAGGCATGTTGGCCAGAGCTAGTTCCTACGATACTGTAATCGGGGGGTAATCTGGTGCAAGtttgcttttttgttttggCCAAATTGGATAAGGTTTACCAACAAGGTTTGGTCAAAATTAGCTCGCGCTGCAGCTGGCACAAATACACTGCAGTTCGGTGCATGTTTGAAACCCACACAACTATTTTCCTCGAGTGAATATCTACGGCTCTTTTCCTCCATCCCGTGTGGAGTGACAACATAGCGATACACGGAGCCCCAGACcacatcaacatcaccgTCACCCTTCTTTCCTCGCATCTCTCGcatacagacacagaaacagacacagacccAGACAGATTatcaaacacaaacacaccatCTCCCACATTCCCCATTTCACTCCACTCAACTCCACATTACCTGCCATGCTGTTCAAAACCAAACCGAAAGTGGTGACACAAGCACAAACACCACCGCCGCAACCGCAACCGCCACAGACCCTCGACCTGAGCCTCAGCCTGGAGCCGTCGCTATCGGAAAAAATGTACCATATTCTCAACCAGGGACCTCTGGGTCTGGTGTCTCTTGACAAcctggacgacgacgacgaccgCTGCAGCGTCGACATGATGGCCATTTTGGAGGAGGGCCCGCGGCGGAGCGAGGACTCGGTCGACCGTTTCCGCACCCCCCGATCTTCTCTTTGGAGCGAGTCCGACAGTGTCACCAGCGACGCCCACGAC from Yarrowia lipolytica chromosome 1F, complete sequence carries:
- a CDS encoding uncharacterized protein (Compare to YALI0F04642g, no similarity), which encodes MMIPHRARSPILPPEIWHMIYCYLDIDDLVNLDSVNHPIRAEPESFWEALLKRFFIVSTVCRGTRDPRQVFLALADFRFSRLSCAPLVSSRTSSVFESQVDQVLVRSPFLVDSSHGHVAEVWDFAQMAKFRFDMDPKLAACIGVDGSGASLEKGQAGESVVMRYDYEGHVTHSFAIPFDSSECNIFCTNDTIDCTFLVQGLHKFYVNWAARELNDVGYISAAVNVANGQIFCLLGHSLAICDFAGNYTPLDVHFNPDLRSPRWVPGGGKRFLVISQSRGSTRLLYLVDAVNRTYVSWPVEGDKREPDEIQVFEDQVVMWYVDRERCLEEFLTPWQGE
- a CDS encoding uncharacterized protein (Compare to YALI0F04664g, similar to uniprot|P29469 Saccharomyces cerevisiae YBL023c MCM2 member of the MCM2P MCM3P CDC46P family), with translation MPPKRSHEDNLPSSPVMPPSSPFGDVEEVGFNENDEVIQEDIDDIDELAEEEAGEDLFGDNMEADYRRQGENDRYDGVGIDDEGDYDEMDAADRRRIDERLNRRDAALGGRRGNQSLGDAFMDDDSVSEIPTSLRRRHRYEEMVEDDPLTEEMSLEQLADIKAPTIAKWVQVPAVDRGIASQFRQFLLTFTDEKGRSVYGSRIRVLGQDNAESLEVSLVHLMEAKGILAWFVCFAPTEVLPIFDRVAMDCVELQYPDYAMIHAEIHVRLTDHASSTKLRDLRETNMGHLVKVSGVVTRRTGVFPQLKLVNFDCVKCKTVLGPYAQESHQELKLSFCHNCQSKGPFTVNSEKTLYRNFQKMTLQESPGSVPPGRLPRHKEVILLWDLIDTAKPGEDVEVIGTYKNSYDGGLNAKNGFPVFATVIEANSVKVTREQHAIHDMDAIRQLARDKKIVNRIISSIAPSIYGHRDVKTAIACSLFGGVAKDVNGKHSIRGDINVLLLGDPGVAKSQILKYVEKTAFRSVFSTGQGASAVGLTASVHRDPITQEWTLEGGALVLADTGTCLIDEFDKMNDSDRTSIHEAMEQQSISISKAGIVTSLKARCAVIAAANPIEGRYNSSLTFSQNVNLTEPILSRFDVLCVVRDTVDAEQDALLADFVCSSHTRSHPQAGTAQVPAAEEMTNIDGYDIIDQDLLRAYIGYARSIRPKLYHVDQDKIARVYADMRRESLQTGSFPITVRHLESIIRLSEAFARMRLSEFVAKGDINRAIRVTVDSFIGAQKAGQRGALRRAFLKYTI